ATGGCCAGCATCTGCTGCTCGCCGCCCGAGAGCGTGCCGGCCAGCTGGTTGCGACGCTCCCCGAGGCGAGGAAAGCGCGAGAAGGCCCGCTCCTCGACGTCCTTGGGCCGCAGGTCGTTGCGGAACGTCATCATCCGCAGGTTCTCGGTCACGGTGAGGTTGGCGAACACACCGCGCCCTTCGGGAATGGTGCACACACCGTGGCGGGCGAGAGCCTCGGGCGACGCCCCGTTCACGTGGACTCCGGCGATGTGCACGCAGCCCGTGGTGGGCTCCATCTGGCAGCCGGCCACCTTGAGGAGCGTCGTCTTGCCCGCGCCGTTGGGCCCGAGGAGGGCGAACACCGACGAGCGGGGGACCACCACGTCCACGCCGTGTACGACCTCGATGCGGCCGTAGGCGGCCCGGATGTCGCGCAGCTCGAGGGCGGGTGCCGTCATCCCACGCTTGCTTCCTCGAGGGCCTCTTCATCGGCGCCCAGGTACGCAGCCTGCACGGCCGGGTCGGCCTGGACCTCGGCCGGCGTCCCCTCGGCGATGAGCCGGCCGAAGTCGAGCACGTTGACCCGGTCGCACACCCGCATGACCAGCTCGACGTCGTGCTCCACCAGCAGCACGGCCATCCCCTCGGACGCCAGGTCGACCAGGACGTCGCCAAGCACGCCGGTCTCCTGGTGGTCGAGGCCGGAGCCGGGCTCGTCGAGCAGGAGCAGCTTTGGCCGGGTGGCCAGCGCCCGCGCCAGCTCGACCAGGCGGGCCGTGCCCGTGGGGATGGCGTCGACGCGCGACTCGGCCACCTCGCGGAGCCCGACGCGCTCGATGAGCTCGTCGGCCACGGCGGAGGGGTGCGAGCGATCGCGAGCCCATCCCTTGCGGATCTCCGCCGCCACCTGGATGTTGTCCCGCACGCTGAGCGACGCGAACACCTCGAGCCGCTGGAACGTGCGCGCCATGCCCCGGCGGGCGCGGGCGTGGGCCTTGAGCCGGGTGATTTCCTTCCCCTCCAACAGGACCCTTCCCTCGGTCGGCTGTTGGAGCCCGCCGAAGACGTTGAAGATGGTCGTCTTCCCTGCTCCGTTGGGCCCGATCAGCCCCGTGATGGCCGCCGGCTCGACCGACAGGCTCACCTGGTCGACGGCAACGACCCCACCGAAGCGGACGCTGATCCGTTCAGCCTGCAGCGCCGGCAAGGCTCTCCTCCTCTTCCCTGACGGGTGCGCTGTCGTCCGCCCCCGGTACTGGCGCCGCGCTTCGGGCAGCCCACGATCGCCGCAGGGCGCTGCCTGCGGGCGCCATCATGCTCATCACGCCGTCCGGGTTCCTCGCCAGCCCGAGGGCGCCCAGGCCGGTGGCCAGGTAGACGAGGCTGTGGATGCTGGGCACGTGTGACTGGATGACCGGGAACAGGGCGTACGAGATGCCGGCGAACAGCACCCCGGTGACAGAGTCGACCCCCCAGATGGCCAGCAGGAGCAGCAGGGCCAGGCTGCTCAGCATCTGGAAGTCGTTGCTGCCGACCGAACCGCGCAGGCCGCCGTAGAGCACGCCGGCCAGCCCCGCCAGCCCCGCCGAGATGGTGAAGACCGCCAGCTTCATCCACGTGATGTTCATGCCGAGCGTGGCACAGGCGGCGGCGCTGTCGGACATGGCCGCCAGCCGGCGTCCGAAGGATGCCCGACGAAGGGCGAGCACGCCGACCGCGGCGGCGGCGAACACCACCGCGCAGGCCACGAAGAAGGCGCGGTCGCTCTGGAGCGAGATCCCCGGCAGGTGGACGCGCGCCACGGACAGCGCTCCTCCCTGCCCGAAGACATGATTGTTCTGGAAGAAGACGGTGATCATGGCCTGGGCGAAGGCGACGGTGGCGAGCGCCAGGTACAAGCCCCGGAGCCGTAAGGCGGGCAGGGCGACCAGGGCGCCGACGGCCGCAGCCAGCCCCACGGCGGCCAGGACACCGAGCAGCGAGCCACCGTGCCCCAGCTTTCCCATGGCGAAGGCGCCGAAGCCCACGAAGGTGAGCTGGGCGGCCGAGATCTGGCCCCCGTATCCGGTCAGCACGAGCAGCGACAGCAGGACCAACGCGACGACCAACCCCTCGCCACCGGTGATGAGGT
This is a stretch of genomic DNA from Acidimicrobiales bacterium. It encodes these proteins:
- a CDS encoding ABC transporter ATP-binding protein, whose translation is MTAPALELRDIRAAYGRIEVVHGVDVVVPRSSVFALLGPNGAGKTTLLKVAGCQMEPTTGCVHIAGVHVNGASPEALARHGVCTIPEGRGVFANLTVTENLRMMTFRNDLRPKDVEERAFSRFPRLGERRNQLAGTLSGGEQQMLAMARAVTTDPALLLLDEISMGLAPRIVAELYGLVGQLAAEGIAILLVEQFARTAMAVADFAAVMAQGRIECVGEPADVADAVSGAYFGEVA
- a CDS encoding ABC transporter ATP-binding protein; translated protein: MPALQAERISVRFGGVVAVDQVSLSVEPAAITGLIGPNGAGKTTIFNVFGGLQQPTEGRVLLEGKEITRLKAHARARRGMARTFQRLEVFASLSVRDNIQVAAEIRKGWARDRSHPSAVADELIERVGLREVAESRVDAIPTGTARLVELARALATRPKLLLLDEPGSGLDHQETGVLGDVLVDLASEGMAVLLVEHDVELVMRVCDRVNVLDFGRLIAEGTPAEVQADPAVQAAYLGADEEALEEASVG